The Moraxella haemolytica genome window below encodes:
- a CDS encoding alanine/glycine:cation symporter family protein encodes MYDNPFSCTAQPTFVEGLHCVVNAFSAPLWDVLLWLLIIAGLFFTVMSGFAQFRLFGRSVKTMLGSRTGHDERQGISAFQAFATGLASRVGVGNIAGVALAIGIGGAGAVFWMWLIALIGMCSALAESSLAQLFKIKDEATGRFRGGPAYYIEQGLGQKWLGLVFALALIVCFGFVYQSIQSNTITLSIQSAVGCTAQDDACQSDWQIYKHIIGAVLVILAAPIIFGGIKRVSKIAEVIVPVMATIYLLVSAYVILMNIGDLPGVITLIFSKAFAFEAAGGGLLGSMVSMAMMQGIKRGLYSNEAGQGSAPNAAAAASVKHPVEQGTIQMLGVFVDTLIVCSCTAFVILLATMPENAADLSGVQLTQAALESHVGSWGQYFLVVILFMFAFSTIIGNYAYAESNMQFLKNNPAVLTLFRLLVLGFVYFGAVTKVAVVWDMGDLTMGIMAFINLIAILLLSRYVFLLVKDYTKQIKAGVAEPEFKLDNYPELKAKIKSDIW; translated from the coding sequence ATGTATGATAATCCATTTTCTTGTACTGCACAGCCAACTTTCGTTGAAGGTCTGCATTGTGTGGTAAATGCGTTTAGTGCACCGCTTTGGGATGTCTTGCTGTGGCTACTGATTATAGCCGGTTTGTTTTTTACCGTGATGTCAGGTTTTGCACAGTTTCGCCTATTTGGTCGTAGTGTTAAGACCATGTTGGGTAGTCGCACAGGTCATGATGAGCGTCAGGGAATCTCTGCATTTCAGGCTTTTGCTACAGGCTTGGCAAGCCGTGTTGGTGTGGGTAACATCGCAGGGGTGGCACTTGCCATCGGTATCGGTGGTGCAGGGGCGGTCTTTTGGATGTGGCTGATTGCCTTGATTGGTATGTGTTCGGCATTGGCAGAATCAAGTCTGGCTCAGTTGTTTAAGATTAAAGATGAAGCAACAGGACGGTTTCGTGGTGGTCCTGCTTACTACATTGAGCAAGGACTAGGTCAAAAGTGGCTTGGGCTTGTGTTTGCCTTGGCTTTGATTGTGTGCTTTGGCTTTGTGTATCAGTCAATTCAATCAAATACCATTACGCTGTCAATTCAATCGGCGGTAGGTTGTACTGCTCAAGATGATGCGTGTCAGAGTGATTGGCAGATTTATAAGCACATCATTGGTGCGGTATTGGTGATATTGGCTGCCCCTATTATTTTTGGTGGTATTAAGCGAGTATCAAAGATTGCTGAGGTGATTGTTCCTGTGATGGCGACAATCTATCTATTGGTATCGGCTTATGTCATCTTGATGAATATTGGCGACCTGCCTGGTGTTATTACGCTGATTTTTAGTAAGGCGTTTGCTTTTGAGGCGGCAGGTGGCGGTCTGCTTGGTTCTATGGTGTCAATGGCAATGATGCAGGGCATTAAGCGTGGTCTGTATTCTAACGAAGCAGGTCAAGGCTCTGCCCCAAATGCGGCAGCGGCAGCGAGTGTTAAACATCCTGTGGAGCAAGGCACTATTCAGATGCTCGGTGTATTTGTTGATACGCTGATTGTCTGTTCTTGTACGGCATTTGTGATTTTACTTGCGACCATGCCAGAAAACGCAGCCGATCTATCTGGTGTACAGCTTACCCAAGCAGCCCTTGAGAGCCATGTAGGCAGTTGGGGTCAATATTTCTTAGTGGTAATTTTGTTCATGTTTGCATTCTCAACCATCATTGGTAACTATGCTTATGCAGAGTCAAATATGCAATTTTTGAAAAATAACCCTGCGGTATTGACGCTGTTCCGCTTGTTGGTGCTTGGCTTTGTATATTTTGGAGCGGTAACAAAAGTGGCGGTTGTTTGGGACATGGGTGATTTGACCATGGGAATTATGGCTTTCATCAACTTAATTGCCATTTTACTGCTATCAAGATATGTATTCTTGCTTGTCAAAGATTATACCAAGCAAATCAAGGCAGGCGTAGCAGAGCCAGAGTTTAAACTGGATAACTACCCAGAGCTTAAAGCAAAAATTAAATCTGATATTTGGTAA
- the fdxA gene encoding ferredoxin FdxA, with protein MTFVVTDNCVLCKYTDCVEVCPVDCFYEGPNFLVINPDECIDCALCEPECPANAIFSEDEIPSGQEEYLALNEELSQIWTNITEKKNPMPEHEKWDGVAGKIQYLER; from the coding sequence ATGACTTTTGTTGTAACCGATAACTGCGTGCTGTGCAAATATACCGACTGTGTGGAAGTTTGCCCTGTGGACTGTTTTTATGAAGGTCCGAACTTTTTGGTCATCAATCCTGATGAGTGCATTGACTGTGCACTGTGTGAGCCAGAATGTCCTGCCAATGCCATTTTCTCCGAAGATGAAATCCCATCAGGTCAAGAAGAATATCTCGCCCTAAACGAAGAGTTATCACAAATTTGGACTAACATCACCGAGAAAAAAAACCCAATGCCAGAGCATGAAAAGTGGGACGGTGTTGCAGGTAAGATTCAATATCTTGAGCGTTAA
- the murJ gene encoding murein biosynthesis integral membrane protein MurJ, translating into MAKSRLFRSTMVVSAMTMLSRILGLLRDVVLMGVFGAGGLMDAFLVAFKIPNFLRRLFAEGAFSQAFVPILSEYKEKRTLNEVQILISRVSGVLSVILLTLTVIIIAIAPVIIHLFAPGFKDNPIKFVAATELLRLTFPYLLFISMTAFFGSILQSYGRFATPAFAPVLLNVCMILAALLFAPMFDTPIMALGYAVAISGLLQLLIQLPQLYRQKLLIAPKIEFKHEGVVRILRLMLPAIFGVSVTQINLLLNTVFASLMIGGSVSWLYAAERLSELPLGLIGVAIGTVILPSLSASRAKADDDTFKKTLDWAARLVVLVGLPASLAMFMLSDVLMNALFVRGEFTQNDALMSGFALKCLSGGILGFMLIKIFAPAFFAGQDTKTPVKIGIISVFANMIFSVLFIGIFYLMKLPLHGGLALATTAASFVNAGLLYYFLHKRDIFRLCKHWQKMGLQFVISSLAMVLALSMLLPYYPTDGGTLMRIFTLLGICVMGALVYGIALLSTGFRPRHLKHH; encoded by the coding sequence ATGGCAAAATCTCGTCTTTTTCGCTCAACCATGGTGGTTAGTGCCATGACCATGCTCTCTCGCATCTTAGGTTTGTTGCGTGATGTTGTTTTGATGGGTGTATTTGGTGCCGGTGGGTTGATGGATGCCTTTTTGGTCGCCTTTAAAATCCCAAATTTTTTGCGTCGTTTATTTGCCGAAGGGGCTTTTAGCCAAGCCTTCGTCCCCATCTTATCCGAATACAAGGAAAAACGCACGCTCAACGAAGTTCAGATACTCATCAGCCGTGTCTCAGGCGTGCTAAGCGTTATACTGCTTACTTTAACTGTCATTATCATCGCCATCGCACCAGTTATCATTCATCTGTTCGCTCCTGGGTTTAAAGACAACCCCATCAAGTTTGTGGCAGCTACCGAACTATTAAGACTGACATTCCCCTATCTGCTATTTATTTCTATGACGGCATTTTTTGGCAGTATCTTGCAAAGCTATGGTCGTTTTGCTACTCCTGCTTTTGCACCTGTATTGCTTAATGTTTGCATGATTTTGGCAGCACTACTCTTTGCCCCAATGTTTGATACACCCATCATGGCATTAGGCTATGCAGTTGCCATCTCTGGGCTACTACAACTTTTGATTCAACTACCGCAGTTGTATCGCCAAAAGCTACTCATCGCCCCAAAAATAGAATTCAAGCACGAAGGCGTGGTACGCATTTTAAGACTAATGCTCCCTGCCATCTTTGGCGTATCCGTTACTCAAATCAACCTACTGCTAAATACTGTTTTTGCTTCGCTGATGATTGGCGGTTCGGTATCTTGGCTTTATGCTGCCGAACGCTTAAGCGAGCTACCGCTAGGACTAATTGGCGTTGCAATTGGCACAGTGATTTTGCCAAGTCTGTCCGCCAGTCGTGCCAAAGCCGATGATGACACCTTCAAAAAAACACTCGACTGGGCAGCAAGGCTGGTTGTTCTTGTGGGACTACCTGCTTCACTTGCCATGTTCATGTTGTCTGATGTGCTGATGAATGCCTTGTTTGTGCGTGGCGAATTCACCCAAAATGATGCTCTGATGAGCGGTTTTGCCCTAAAGTGCCTATCAGGTGGCATCTTAGGCTTTATGCTCATCAAGATTTTTGCCCCCGCCTTTTTTGCAGGGCAAGATACCAAGACCCCCGTTAAGATTGGCATCATCTCTGTATTTGCTAACATGATTTTTAGTGTACTATTCATTGGTATTTTTTATTTGATGAAGCTTCCACTACATGGTGGCTTAGCATTAGCAACCACCGCTGCCAGTTTTGTTAATGCAGGGCTTCTTTACTATTTCTTACATAAGCGAGACATCTTTCGCTTATGTAAGCATTGGCAAAAGATGGGTTTACAATTTGTTATATCAAGCCTTGCAATGGTGCTGGCATTATCCATGCTACTGCCCTATTATCCAACCGATGGCGGTACATTGATGCGAATCTTTACTCTTTTGGGCATCTGTGTGATGGGTGCATTGGTCTATGGCATAGCATTGCTTAGCACAGGCTTTCGCCCACGCCATCTCAAGCATCACTAA
- a CDS encoding solute carrier family 23 protein yields the protein MMSFFPKYRPYTGNLDTTPVATNEYLPVTQTAMLGIQHVLAMFGATVLAPILMGFDANLAIMMSGVCTILFFLMTGGRVPSYLGSSFAFIGVVAAATAHATGSGANPNLGVALGGIIACGILYAVIGFLVMTTGTKWIEKLMPPVVTGAVVMIIGLNLAPVTVSSVAGKPFELWMTLVTVLCMGMIAVFARGFMQRLLLLLGLVLAYIIYAIVANGLGFGAPIDFSVIAQTAWFGMPSFSSPVFDVNAVLIIAPVAFILVAENLGHIKAVGAMTGENLTPYLGKAFVADGVATALSASVGGTGMTTYGENIGVMAVTRVYSTIIFVVAGVFAIFLGLSPKFGALIQTIPAPILTGASIVVFGLIAIAGAKIWIDNKVNFANNKNLMVAAITIILGTGDFGLMIGEFNLGGIGTATFAAILLNWFLSLKEATKTEQAH from the coding sequence ATTATGTCGTTTTTTCCAAAATACCGACCTTATACGGGCAATCTTGATACTACGCCTGTCGCCACGAATGAATACCTGCCTGTTACGCAGACTGCCATGCTCGGCATTCAGCATGTGCTAGCGATGTTTGGGGCGACAGTTTTAGCACCGATTTTGATGGGCTTTGATGCCAATCTTGCCATCATGATGAGTGGTGTTTGTACGATTTTGTTCTTTTTGATGACAGGCGGGCGTGTGCCGAGCTATTTGGGTTCGTCTTTTGCCTTTATTGGGGTAGTGGCGGCAGCGACTGCTCACGCCACTGGCTCTGGTGCAAATCCTAATCTTGGTGTGGCATTGGGCGGTATCATTGCTTGCGGTATTTTGTATGCGGTGATTGGGTTTTTGGTGATGACAACAGGCACCAAGTGGATAGAGAAGCTGATGCCACCTGTGGTTACTGGTGCGGTGGTGATGATTATTGGATTAAACCTTGCTCCTGTTACGGTCTCATCTGTTGCTGGCAAACCATTTGAACTGTGGATGACTTTGGTAACCGTGCTTTGTATGGGCATGATTGCAGTATTTGCACGAGGATTCATGCAGCGTCTGCTACTACTACTTGGCTTGGTGCTTGCCTACATTATCTATGCCATCGTAGCAAACGGTTTGGGGTTTGGTGCACCGATTGATTTTAGTGTTATTGCTCAAACGGCATGGTTTGGCATGCCGAGCTTCTCATCGCCTGTATTTGATGTGAATGCCGTGCTCATCATTGCACCTGTTGCGTTCATTTTGGTTGCAGAGAACTTAGGACACATCAAGGCGGTTGGTGCGATGACAGGTGAAAACCTAACGCCATATTTGGGCAAGGCGTTCGTTGCAGATGGTGTAGCGACCGCATTGTCAGCCAGTGTGGGTGGTACAGGCATGACGACCTATGGCGAGAACATTGGAGTGATGGCGGTAACTCGTGTATATTCAACCATCATCTTTGTGGTTGCAGGGGTGTTTGCAATTTTCTTGGGCTTATCACCAAAATTTGGTGCACTCATTCAGACAATCCCTGCACCGATTTTGACAGGTGCTTCCATCGTGGTATTTGGTTTGATTGCCATTGCAGGTGCAAAAATCTGGATTGATAATAAGGTAAACTTTGCAAATAACAAAAACCTCATGGTTGCTGCCATCACCATCATTTTGGGCACAGGCGATTTTGGGTTAATGATTGGCGAGTTTAATTTGGGTGGTATTGGTACAGCAACTTTCGCTGCCATCTTGCTGAATTGGTTTTTAAGTTTAAAAGAAGCAACAAAGACAGAGCAAGCTCATTGA
- a CDS encoding MFS transporter — translation MKHKDFYLYQFTETLLNTSIRTIGLLFVWLMLTTFHQSEHLGVFIGISWACQVLALLLFSCICHQSSFTIHSKKTLIGFCLICLLSFLALSFVQHYFIFGMIFIISLMISILLNPLGTSLTNDLYLDDNKSHAFKVRGFVNAINTILSPAISGFVIHYFNAQTIILFCMIFSLISSLLFYGIKDIKLKQSPEHPSKNTFNILLNNPIERLMVLVSSLANFIITPIIAYIVPYKIAYQFKLPAFYIGIAESFLVSV, via the coding sequence ATGAAGCATAAAGATTTTTATCTCTATCAATTTACAGAAACTCTACTCAATACAAGCATCAGAACGATCGGACTTTTATTTGTTTGGCTCATGCTCACCACCTTTCATCAGTCTGAACATTTGGGCGTGTTTATTGGTATCTCTTGGGCGTGTCAGGTATTGGCGTTACTCTTATTTTCTTGTATATGCCATCAATCGTCATTCACCATTCACAGCAAAAAGACCCTAATTGGCTTTTGTTTGATTTGCCTGCTGTCTTTTTTAGCATTGTCATTTGTGCAGCATTATTTTATTTTTGGCATGATTTTTATCATCAGTTTGATGATTAGTATTCTTTTAAATCCGCTGGGGACAAGCCTTACCAACGATTTGTATCTTGATGATAACAAATCGCACGCTTTTAAGGTGCGGGGCTTTGTCAATGCCATCAATACCATCTTATCCCCTGCCATCTCTGGGTTTGTCATTCATTATTTTAACGCCCAGACAATCATCTTATTTTGTATGATTTTCTCCTTGATAAGCAGTCTCTTATTTTATGGCATAAAAGACATCAAATTAAAACAAAGCCCAGAACACCCATCAAAAAACACTTTTAACATCCTGCTTAACAATCCCATCGAAAGACTGATGGTTTTGGTATCATCATTGGCAAATTTTATCATCACGCCAATCATTGCTTATATCGTTCCCTATAAGATTGCCTACCAATTCAAATTGCCTGCGTTTTATATTGGCATTGCCGAAAGTTTTTTGGTATCGGTATGA
- the ileS gene encoding isoleucine--tRNA ligase: protein MSQPTNPATDYKNTLNLADTPFPMRADLAKREPKWLAEWEADKLYKKVRTAKKGLPKYILHDGPPYANGQIHLGHAVNKVLKDIITKSKNLSGFDAVYVPGWDCHGLPIEQKVEAKVGKVGQQVNATEFRKHCRDYANSQIQLQMADFKRLGVLGDWDNPYLTMNFATEAGIVRALGKIYDNGHIVRGLKPVNWCLDCGSALAEAEVEYQDKQSDAIYVAFDVLGRENLAVTADLSGTLQAVIWTTTPWTLPANQAIAVHSELEYAFLTTGDKIYIVADSLKDDFAKSIGIENYTTLFSIKGEQLTALKAQHPLICDRQVPFITGEHVTADSGTGLVHTAPAHGMDDYNVGRANDLPTENPVGANGVYLPEATIFVGEHIYKAQPKIIASLEESGHLLNHKKITHSYPHCWRHKTPIIFRATPQWFISMEQGGLRQKALEDIKKVVWTPSWGQNRIEAMVESRPDWCISRQRTWGVPIAFFIHKDTGKLHPNTSELIEKVAQVIEQGGIEAWFDADAREFLGDDADTYQKVTDTLDVWFDSGTTHFTVLGQDDSLTNPADMYLEGSDQHRGWFQTSLLTSEAIYGRAPFKQVLTHGFVVDEKGHKMSKSVGNIIEPQKEIDKTGADMLRLWIASADYRYEMSAGQKVFAGAVDNYRRIRNTMRFLLANTSDFNVATDAVATDDLVSVDKFILHLANQTQQTVIKSYDDMDFHQVVQAISMFCSQSLGGFYLDIIKDRTYTTRADGQPRRSAQTALYHIAQALIRWIAPILPFTSQEAWELVRTNKDDDKYVFTQLWYELPTPAMHDITEDDWQAILSTKDLVNKAIEDARTEKLISSNLTAKVAISAEEKTHQALAKLGDEARFVFITSDATISQGTELNIAITPAEGQKCTRCWHIRTDVGTHKAHPELCGRCITNIEGDGEVRHYA from the coding sequence ATGAGTCAGCCAACCAATCCAGCCACCGACTACAAGAACACCCTAAATCTTGCCGACACCCCATTTCCCATGCGTGCCGACCTTGCCAAAAGAGAGCCAAAATGGCTAGCCGAATGGGAAGCAGACAAACTTTACAAAAAAGTTCGTACCGCCAAAAAAGGCTTACCAAAATACATCTTACATGATGGCCCCCCTTATGCCAACGGTCAAATCCACTTAGGTCATGCCGTAAATAAAGTGTTAAAAGACATCATCACCAAATCCAAAAATCTCTCAGGTTTTGATGCGGTATATGTGCCAGGCTGGGACTGTCATGGCTTGCCAATTGAACAAAAAGTAGAAGCCAAAGTTGGTAAAGTCGGTCAACAAGTTAATGCCACCGAATTTCGCAAGCATTGCCGAGACTATGCCAACAGCCAAATCCAGCTACAAATGGCAGACTTTAAGCGACTGGGCGTGCTAGGGGATTGGGACAACCCCTATTTAACGATGAATTTTGCCACCGAAGCAGGCATTGTGCGTGCTTTGGGCAAAATTTATGACAATGGGCATATTGTGCGAGGTTTAAAGCCTGTCAATTGGTGCTTGGACTGTGGCTCTGCCCTTGCTGAAGCCGAGGTGGAATATCAAGACAAACAATCAGACGCCATCTATGTTGCTTTTGATGTTTTAGGTCGTGAAAACTTAGCAGTAACCGCCGATTTATCAGGTACGCTGCAGGCTGTGATTTGGACAACAACCCCTTGGACTTTGCCTGCCAACCAAGCGATTGCTGTCCACAGCGAGCTTGAGTATGCGTTTTTGACAACTGGCGATAAAATCTATATCGTGGCAGATAGTCTAAAAGATGATTTTGCCAAATCCATAGGGATTGAGAATTATACTACCTTATTTAGCATCAAAGGCGAACAACTAACCGCCCTAAAAGCCCAACATCCGCTCATCTGTGACCGCCAAGTTCCGTTTATCACAGGTGAACATGTAACAGCTGATAGTGGTACAGGTCTGGTACACACCGCTCCTGCTCACGGCATGGACGACTATAATGTTGGGCGTGCCAATGACCTACCGACCGAAAACCCAGTCGGAGCGAATGGCGTTTATTTGCCAGAAGCCACAATTTTTGTCGGTGAGCATATCTATAAAGCGCAGCCAAAGATTATTGCAAGTCTAGAAGAAAGTGGGCATTTATTAAACCACAAAAAAATCACCCACAGCTATCCGCACTGCTGGCGACACAAAACACCGATTATCTTTCGTGCCACACCTCAGTGGTTTATCAGCATGGAGCAAGGCGGACTGCGTCAAAAAGCTCTAGAAGATATCAAGAAAGTCGTTTGGACACCTTCATGGGGGCAAAACCGCATTGAGGCCATGGTGGAGAGCCGTCCTGATTGGTGTATCTCTCGCCAACGCACTTGGGGAGTGCCGATTGCCTTTTTTATTCATAAGGATACGGGTAAGCTACACCCAAATACTAGCGAGCTGATCGAAAAAGTTGCCCAAGTGATTGAACAAGGTGGTATTGAAGCGTGGTTTGACGCAGATGCTCGTGAATTCTTAGGTGATGATGCCGATACCTATCAAAAAGTTACTGACACGCTAGATGTTTGGTTTGATTCTGGAACAACGCATTTTACTGTACTTGGTCAAGATGACAGCTTAACCAACCCTGCTGATATGTACCTAGAAGGTTCGGATCAACATCGTGGCTGGTTCCAGACTTCTTTGTTAACCTCTGAAGCCATTTATGGGCGAGCACCGTTTAAGCAGGTCTTGACACATGGTTTTGTGGTTGATGAAAAAGGCCATAAAATGAGTAAATCCGTGGGCAATATCATCGAACCACAAAAAGAAATCGATAAAACAGGGGCGGATATGCTCCGCCTATGGATTGCCTCTGCCGACTATCGCTACGAAATGAGTGCAGGACAAAAAGTCTTTGCAGGGGCGGTAGATAACTATCGCCGTATTCGCAATACCATGCGATTCTTATTGGCTAACACCAGCGACTTTAATGTGGCGACCGATGCTGTGGCGACTGACGATTTGGTCAGTGTTGATAAATTCATCTTACATCTTGCCAATCAAACCCAACAAACCGTCATCAAGTCGTATGACGACATGGATTTTCACCAAGTGGTGCAAGCCATTTCCATGTTCTGTTCACAAAGCTTGGGTGGTTTTTATCTGGATATCATCAAAGACCGCACCTACACCACTCGTGCAGACGGTCAGCCAAGACGCTCGGCCCAAACCGCACTTTATCATATCGCACAAGCACTCATTCGCTGGATTGCACCAATTTTACCATTCACCTCCCAAGAAGCGTGGGAACTGGTTCGCACCAACAAAGATGATGACAAATATGTCTTTACTCAGCTGTGGTACGAGCTACCAACGCCCGCCATGCACGACATCACAGAAGATGACTGGCAAGCGATATTATCCACTAAAGATTTGGTTAATAAAGCCATCGAAGATGCTCGCACCGAGAAGCTAATCAGCTCAAACCTGACAGCTAAGGTTGCCATCAGTGCCGAAGAAAAAACCCATCAAGCCCTAGCAAAACTAGGCGATGAGGCACGCTTTGTCTTTATTACCAGTGATGCCACCATCTCTCAAGGGACAGAGTTGAATATCGCCATCACGCCTGCCGAAGGGCAAAAATGCACCCGCTGTTGGCACATTCGTACGGATGTTGGCACACACAAAGCACACCCTGAATTGTGTGGTCGCTGTATAACCAACATTGAAGGTGATGGAGAAGTGCGTCATTATGCCTAA
- the lspA gene encoding signal peptidase II, translating into MPNITPSNNNAMKYYLIALVVLMLDQITKIYFNSRFELYETVDVIPPLLNWTLAYNHGAAFSFLADQAGWQKWFFAVLGLAVAVFLTVYIRQVPRMAKVLSLGLALVLGGAIGNVVDRFLYGYVIDFIHVHYADIWHYPIFNIADIGICIGMVLVVYDMLFLEKKRQPKTL; encoded by the coding sequence ATGCCTAATATCACCCCATCCAATAACAACGCGATGAAATATTATCTCATCGCTCTTGTTGTACTCATGCTTGATCAAATCACTAAAATATACTTTAATAGTCGTTTTGAACTGTATGAGACAGTAGATGTCATACCGCCTCTACTAAATTGGACTTTAGCCTATAATCATGGTGCAGCATTTAGCTTTTTGGCTGACCAAGCAGGCTGGCAAAAATGGTTTTTTGCTGTTTTGGGATTAGCAGTAGCAGTATTTCTCACGGTTTATATACGGCAAGTTCCACGCATGGCTAAAGTATTATCGCTCGGCTTGGCATTGGTGCTAGGCGGTGCAATTGGCAATGTAGTTGACCGTTTTCTTTATGGCTATGTCATTGATTTTATTCATGTCCATTATGCTGATATTTGGCATTATCCGATTTTTAATATTGCCGATATTGGTATCTGTATAGGCATGGTACTGGTTGTTTATGATATGTTGTTTTTAGAAAAAAAACGGCAGCCCAAAACACTTTAG
- the ampD gene encoding 1,6-anhydro-N-acetylmuramyl-L-alanine amidase AmpD, whose protein sequence is MMTHFSIKNGVLEGANFMPSPNFNTRPTIDGTPTIDGIVIHNISLPPSQFEQTDKNGIHFVEAFFQNQLNPNDHEYFTTIYTMKVSAHLFIKRNGKIVQFVNFDDRAWHAGESVYLGRRNCNDFTIGIELEGDDFSPFTDAQYTALAQVIHAIYQAYPKTMRHLMGHSDIAPTRKSDPGKFFDWSRIRQMIETLCLNNNDSKIKTTI, encoded by the coding sequence ATCATGACGCATTTCAGCATAAAAAATGGCGTATTAGAAGGGGCAAACTTCATGCCATCGCCCAATTTTAACACTCGCCCCACCATTGATGGCACGCCCACTATTGACGGTATCGTCATTCATAATATTAGCCTGCCACCATCCCAATTTGAACAAACCGACAAAAATGGCATACACTTTGTTGAAGCCTTTTTTCAAAATCAACTAAACCCAAATGATCATGAGTACTTTACCACCATCTATACGATGAAGGTCTCTGCCCATTTGTTCATTAAAAGAAACGGCAAAATCGTACAATTTGTTAATTTTGATGATCGGGCTTGGCACGCAGGAGAGTCGGTCTATCTAGGCAGGAGAAATTGCAACGATTTTACCATTGGCATTGAGCTTGAAGGAGATGATTTTTCGCCCTTTACTGATGCTCAATATACAGCACTGGCTCAGGTCATTCATGCCATTTACCAAGCCTACCCCAAGACAATGCGTCATCTAATGGGGCATAGCGATATCGCACCAACCCGAAAAAGCGATCCTGGCAAGTTTTTTGATTGGTCAAGAATCAGACAAATGATTGAAACACTATGCCTAAATAATAACGATAGTAAAATCAAAACAACCATCTAA